A genome region from Glycine max cultivar Williams 82 chromosome 5, Glycine_max_v4.0, whole genome shotgun sequence includes the following:
- the LOC100786162 gene encoding cytochrome b561, DM13 and DOMON domain-containing protein At5g54830 yields MLRRSLIIILHLSLLSFGYADPAPNCTRLSSVVNSESEFEMVQHQLRGSLKIRDDCSFRVSQFDMLPGSDVHWWGAQASDFDNLTAGFIVSNYGLNGTYNNSTFDVHLLSNVSWSMINVLAVWDRATASDFGHVVLRKDAPASPPPPTVFENCKVLSKNFRLRWSLNVSEDSLEIGLEAATGITNYMAFGWANSSAQDSDLMIGADVVVAGFKEDGMPFVDDFFITKYSECVRNSDGVAQGVCPDSFYEGPDGVGLVNNSMLVYGHRKDGVTFVRYRRHLTKVDGKYDHPVNHSANMKVIWALGRIKPPDSINPYYLPQNHGAVNYGHLVLNVSEHVNECTGPLDAEDKEDQGLITADANVPLVVSSAPAMHYPNPPNPEKVLYINKKEAPVLRVERGVPVKFSIQAGHDVALYITSDPLGGNATTRNLTETIYAGGPEAHGVQASPTELVWAPDRNTPDHVYYHSLFDQKMGWKVEVVDGGLSDMYNNSVILDDQQVTFFWTLSKDSISIAARGEKKSGYIAIGFGSGMVNSYVYVGWIDDTGVGHVNTYWIDGKDASSIHGTQENLTHVRCKTENGIITFEFTRPLDPSCRREKRVECKNIVDPTTPLKVVWAMGAKWTDDHLTDRNMHSSTSNRAILVHLMRGSAEAEQDLLPVLAVHGFMMFVAWGILFPGGILAARYLKHLKGDGWYRIHVYLQYSGLVIVLLALLFAVAELRGFYFSSTHVKFGFATILLACIQPANAFLRPPKPANGEQASSKRVIWECFHTIVGRCAIVVGIAALFTGMKHLGDRYDVENVHGLRWAMAIWFLIGALIVIYLEYHERQRIGRQISGRGNWVLGNLEEDDSVDLLRSTRTTADKELQHSARMEVQLEPLNR; encoded by the coding sequence ATGCTTCGCAGATCCCTCATCATCATCCTACACTTGTCGTTGTTGTCGTTCGGATATGCGGATCCCGCTCCCAATTGCACTCGCCTCAGCTCCGTCGTCAATTCGGAGTCGGAGTTCGAAATGGTTCAACACCAACTCCGAGGATCCCTGAAAATCAGGGACGATTGCTCCTTTAGGGTTTCCCAATTCGACATGCTTCCCGGTTCCGACGTCCACTGGTGGGGTGCGCAGGCTTCCGATTTCGATAACCTCACCGCCGGATTCATTGTTTCCAACTACGGATTGAACGGAACCTACAACAACTCCACCTTCGATGTGCATTTGTTGAGCAATGTTTCCTGGAGCATGATCAACGTCCTCGCCGTCTGGGATCGTGCCACCGCCTCCGATTTCGGCCACGTCGTGCTCCGCAAGGACGCCCCGGCGTCGCCTCCTCCTCCGACGGTGTTCGAGAATTGCAAGGTTTTGTCGAAGAATTTCAGGTTGAGGTGGAGTTTGAATGTGTCCGaggattctcttgaaattgGGTTGGAGGCCGCGACTGGGATCACCAATTACATGGCTTTTGGGTGGGCTAATTCCAGTGCTCAAGATTCTGATCTCATGATTGGTGCTGATGTTGTCGTTGCAGGGTTTAAGGAAGATGGTATGccctttgtggatgatttttTCATTACTAAGTATAGTGAGTGTGTGAGAAATAGTGATGGAGTTGCTCAAGGGGTATGTCCTGATTCCTTTTATGAAGGCCCTGATGGGGTGGGTTTAGTCAACAATTCAATGTTGGTTTATGGCCATAGGAAGGATGGGGTGACCTTTGTCAGATACCGCAGGCATTTGACTAAGGTCGATGGAAAGTATGATCATCCCGTGAACCATTCAGCGAATATGAAGGTTATTTGGGCTTTGGGGCGTATCAAGCCTCCCGATTCTATTAATCCTTACTATCTTCCTCAGAATCATGGGGCCGTGAATTATGGCCATTTGGTTTTGAATGTCTCGGAGCATGTGAATGAGTGTACAGGTCCCTTGGATGCTGAAGACAAAGAAGATCAAGGTCTCATCACTGCAGATGCAAATGTTCCCTTGGTGGTTTCTTCTGCTCCGGCAATGCATTACCCCAACCCTCCAAATCCTGAAAAGGTTCTTTATATCAACAAAAAGGAAGCTCCTGTCTTGAGAGTGGAAAGAGGGGTGCCGGTCAAGTTTTCGATCCAAGCCGGGCACGATGTTGCACTTTATATTACTTCGGATCCGCTTGGTGGAAATGCTACCACGAGAAATCTGACTGAGACTATTTATGCTGGAGGTCCAGAGGCCCACGGAGTTCAAGCCAGTCCTACAGAATTAGTTTGGGCTCCTGACAGGAACACTCCTGATCACGTCTACTATCATTCCTTGTTCGACCAGAAGATGGGTTGGAAGGTCGAGGTGGTTGATGGGGGTCTATCGGACATGTATAATAACAGTGTCATTTTGGATGATCAACAGGTTACCTTCTTTTGGACATTGTCAAAGGATTCCATATCTATTGCAGCTCGTGGCGAGAAAAAAAGTGGTTATATTGCCATAGGGTTTGGAAGTGGAATGGTGAACAGCTATGTGTATGTGGGTTGGATTGATGATACTGGTGTGGGACATGTAAACACTTATTGGATTGATGGAAAGGATGCTTCAAGCATACACGGCACGCAGGAAAATTTGACACATGTGAGATGCAAAACAGAAAATGGCATCATTACTTTTGAGTTTACTCGTCCCTTGGACCCGTCTTGTAGGCGGGAAAAGAGGGTAGAATGTAAAAATATCGTTGATCCCACAACTCCTCTCAAAGTTGTTTGGGCAATGGGTGCTAAATGGACTGATGATCATCTTACTGACAGGAATATGCATTCTAGTACAAGTAATAGGGCTATTCTTGTACACCTGATGCGTGGTTCAGCAGAGGCGGAGCAGGATTTACTTCCTGTTTTGGCTGTGCATGGATTTATGATGTTTGTTGCATGGGGTATCCTGTTTCCTGGAGGGATATTGGCAGCCAGGTACTTAAAACATCTCAAGGGCGATGGATGGTACCGGATTCATGTTTACTTGCAATACTCAGGGTTAGTAATTGTTCTGCTTGCCCTTCTTTTTGCTGTGGCTGAGCTTAGGGGATTTTATTTCAGCTCAACTCATGTTAAATTTGGATTTGCTACTATATTGTTGGCTTGCATACAGCCAGCAAATGCTTTCCTAAGGCCTCCAAAACCAGCCAATGGGGAGCAGGCATCCTCCAAGAGGGTTATTTGGGAGTGTTTTCACACAATTGTTGGTAGATGTGCCATTGTTGTTGGCATTGCTGCACTTTTTACTGGGATGAAGCATCTAGGAGACAGATACGATGTGGAAAATGTCCATGGACTCAGATGGGCTATGgcaatttggtttttaattgGTGCATTGATTGTTATTTATTTGGAATACCATGAAAGGCAGCGAATAGGGCGGCAGATATCTGGAAGAGGCAATTGGGTGCTTGGTAATCTTGAGGAAGATGATTCAGTTGATCTCTTGAGGTCAACCAGAACAACTGCAGATAAAGAGTTGCAACACTCTGCGAGAATGGAAGTCCAATTAGAACCTTTGAACAGATAA
- the LOC100786676 gene encoding uncharacterized protein, with the protein MFFCLEVIEEIQKRGTREAPGDLLDDKFVQNDNLHSSLNPAAPNSNLLPSRSAVLQACIITSGLIAALGIVIRQVSHVVSVEGFPVLDCSSEVSFGFDMWHFELITGLVVLISSCRYLLLKTWPDFAESSEAAKQPISRSLAHFSLWIILLLHFCLVLVRNYFSEERFFHFWE; encoded by the exons ATGTTCTTTTGCCTAGAAGTCATTGAAGAAATCCAGAAGAGAGGTACCAGAGAGGCACCGGGAGATCTCTTAGATGATAAATTTGTTCAAAATGACAACTTGCACTCTTCTCTTAATCCAGCTGCCCCAAATTCTAACCTTTTACCTTCCAGGAGTGCTGTGCTTCAAGCTTGCATAATAACTTCTGGTCTCATAGCTGCTTTGGGAATAGTGATTCGGCAG GTGTCTCATGTTGTGTCAGTGGAAGGATTTCCAGTCTTGGACTGCTCTTCAGAAGTATCAT TTGGTTTTGACATGTGGCATTTTGAGTTGATTACAGGACTTGTAGTTTTAATATCATCATGTCGCTATTTGCTATTGAAGACGTGGCCAGATTTTGCTGAGTCTAGCGAAGCAGCGAAGCAGCCAATCAGCAG GTCCTTAGCTCACTTCAGCCTTTGGATTATATTGTTGTTGCATTTTTGCCTGGTATTAGTGAG GAACTACTTTTCCGAGGAGCGATTCTTCCACTTTTGGGAATGA
- the LOC102669658 gene encoding uncharacterized protein, translating to MKNKGKQVQLMDSSHSDSPKNLSESRCPPYTKKRLIPDSTVISTRHASLRSAKKLIETRGTSVDVAQMKKASEDENPVANHSVQMEEHNAFEAQFIPFEQEHLEEDIEASNSGESSDKNNDKSISMVGHPSFCLNLLNLLIWGTMRLIMLDKDHGLIRLKDTK from the exons ATGAAAAACAAAGGGAAGCAGGTTCAGCTTATGGATTCTTCTCACTCTGATTCACCCAAGAACCTG TCAGAGTCTAGGTGCCCTCCTTATACCAAGAAACGTTTGATTCCAGATTCCACTGTCATTTCTACCCGCCATGCCTCTTTGAGATCAGCAAAGAAGCTTATTGAAACTAGAGGAACATCTGTTGATGTAGCTCAAATGAAAAAAGCAAGTGAGGATGAGAACCCGGTGGCTAATCACTCAGTTCAAATGGAAGAGCACAATGCATTTGAAGCCCAATTTATCCCTTTTGAGCAGGAACATTTGGAAGAGGATATTGAAGCATCTAACTCTGGGGAAAGTTCAGACAAGAACAATGACAAGTCCATTTCAATGGTTGGACATCCATCCTTCTGCCTCAATTTACTGAATTTATTAATATGGGGAACAATGAGGTTAATTATGTTGGACAAAGATCATGGATTGATAAGGTTGAAGGATACTAAGTGA
- the LOC100785641 gene encoding cytochrome b561, DM13 and DOMON domain-containing protein At5g54830 — MLRRSLIIILHLSLLSFGYADPAPNCTRLSSVVNSESEFEMVQHQLRGSLKIRDDCSFRVSQFDMLPGSDVHWWGAQASDFDNLTAGFIVSNYGLNGTYNNSTFDVHLLSNVSWSMINVLAVWDRATASDFGHVVLRKDAPASPPPPTVFENCKVLSKNFRLRWSLNVSEDSLEIGLEAATGITNYMAFGWANSSAQDSDLMIGADVVVAGFKEDGMPFVDDFFITKYSECVRNSDGVAQGVCPDSFYEGPDGVGLVNNSMLVYGHRKDGVTFVRYRRHLTKVDGKYDHPVNHSANMKVIWALGRIKPPDSINPYYLPQNHGAVNYGHLVLNVSEHVNECTGPLDAEDKEDQGLITADANVPLVVSSAPAMHYPNPPNPEKVLYINKKEAPVLRVERGVPVKFSIQAGHDVALYITSDPLGGNATTRNLTETIYAGGPEAHGVQASPTELVWAPDRNTPDHVYYHSLFDQKMGWKVEVVDGGLSDMYNNSVILDDQQVTFFWTLSKDSISIAARGEKKSGYIAIGFGSGMVNSYVYVGWIDDTGVGHVNTYWIDGKDASSIHGTQENLTHVRCKTENGIITFEFTRPLDPSCRREKRVECKNIVDPTTPLKVVWAMGAKWTDDHLTDRNMHSSTSNRAILVHLMRGSAEAEQDLLPVLAVHGFMMFVAWGILFPGGILAARYLKHLKGDGWYRIHVYLQYSGLVIVLLALLFAVAELRGFYFSSTHVKFGFATILLACIQPANAFLRPPKPANGEQASSKRVIWECFHTIVGRCAIVVGIAALFTGMKHLGDRYDVENVHGLRWAMAIWFLIGALIVIYLEYHERQRIGRQISGRGNWVLGNLEEDDSVDLLRPTRTTADKELQHSARMEVQLEPLNR; from the coding sequence ATGCTTCGCAGATCCCTCATCATCATCCTACACTTGTCGTTGTTGTCGTTCGGATATGCGGATCCCGCTCCCAATTGCACTCGCCTCAGCTCCGTCGTCAATTCGGAGTCGGAGTTCGAAATGGTTCAACACCAACTCCGAGGATCCCTGAAAATCAGGGACGATTGCTCCTTTAGGGTTTCCCAATTCGACATGCTTCCCGGTTCCGACGTCCACTGGTGGGGTGCGCAGGCTTCCGATTTCGATAACCTCACCGCCGGATTCATTGTTTCCAACTACGGATTGAACGGAACCTACAACAACTCCACCTTCGATGTGCATTTGTTGAGCAATGTTTCCTGGAGCATGATCAACGTCCTCGCCGTCTGGGATCGTGCCACCGCCTCCGATTTCGGCCACGTCGTGCTCCGCAAGGACGCCCCGGCGTCGCCTCCTCCTCCGACGGTGTTCGAGAATTGCAAGGTTTTGTCGAAGAATTTCAGGTTGAGGTGGAGTTTGAATGTGTCCGaggattctcttgaaattgGGTTGGAGGCCGCGACTGGGATCACCAATTACATGGCTTTTGGGTGGGCTAATTCCAGTGCTCAAGATTCTGATCTCATGATTGGTGCTGATGTTGTCGTTGCAGGGTTTAAGGAAGATGGTATGccctttgtggatgatttttTCATTACTAAGTATAGTGAGTGTGTGAGAAATAGTGATGGAGTTGCTCAAGGGGTATGTCCTGATTCCTTTTATGAAGGCCCTGATGGGGTGGGTTTAGTCAACAATTCAATGTTGGTTTATGGCCATAGGAAGGATGGGGTGACCTTTGTCAGATACCGCAGGCATTTGACTAAGGTCGATGGAAAGTATGATCATCCCGTGAACCATTCAGCGAATATGAAGGTTATTTGGGCTTTGGGGCGTATCAAGCCTCCCGATTCTATTAATCCTTACTATCTTCCTCAGAATCATGGGGCCGTGAATTATGGCCATTTGGTTTTGAATGTCTCGGAGCATGTGAATGAGTGTACAGGTCCCTTGGATGCTGAAGACAAAGAAGATCAAGGTCTCATCACTGCAGATGCAAATGTTCCCTTGGTGGTTTCTTCTGCTCCGGCAATGCATTACCCCAACCCTCCAAATCCTGAAAAGGTTCTTTATATCAACAAAAAGGAAGCTCCTGTCTTGAGAGTGGAAAGAGGGGTGCCGGTCAAGTTTTCGATCCAAGCCGGGCACGATGTTGCACTTTATATTACTTCGGATCCGCTTGGTGGAAATGCTACCACGAGAAATCTGACTGAGACTATTTATGCTGGAGGTCCAGAGGCCCACGGAGTTCAAGCCAGTCCTACAGAATTAGTTTGGGCTCCTGACAGGAACACTCCTGATCACGTCTACTATCATTCCTTGTTCGACCAGAAGATGGGTTGGAAGGTCGAGGTGGTTGATGGGGGTCTATCGGACATGTATAATAACAGTGTCATTTTGGATGATCAACAGGTTACCTTCTTTTGGACATTGTCAAAGGATTCCATATCTATTGCAGCTCGTGGCGAGAAAAAAAGTGGTTATATTGCCATAGGGTTTGGAAGTGGAATGGTGAACAGCTATGTGTATGTGGGTTGGATTGATGATACTGGTGTGGGACATGTAAACACTTATTGGATTGATGGAAAGGATGCTTCAAGCATACACGGCACGCAGGAAAATTTGACACATGTGAGATGCAAAACAGAAAATGGCATCATTACTTTTGAGTTTACTCGTCCCTTGGACCCGTCTTGTAGGCGGGAAAAGAGGGTAGAATGTAAAAATATCGTTGATCCCACAACTCCTCTCAAAGTTGTTTGGGCAATGGGTGCTAAATGGACTGATGATCATCTTACTGACAGGAATATGCATTCTAGTACAAGTAATAGGGCTATTCTTGTACACCTGATGCGTGGTTCAGCAGAGGCGGAGCAGGATTTACTTCCTGTTTTGGCTGTGCATGGATTTATGATGTTTGTTGCATGGGGTATCCTGTTTCCTGGAGGGATATTGGCAGCCAGGTACTTAAAACATCTCAAGGGCGATGGATGGTACCGGATTCATGTTTACTTGCAATACTCAGGGTTAGTAATTGTTCTGCTTGCCCTTCTTTTTGCTGTGGCTGAGCTTAGGGGATTTTATTTCAGCTCAACTCATGTTAAATTTGGATTTGCTACTATATTGTTGGCTTGCATACAGCCAGCAAATGCTTTCCTAAGGCCTCCAAAACCAGCCAATGGGGAGCAGGCATCCTCCAAGAGGGTTATTTGGGAGTGTTTTCACACAATTGTTGGTAGATGTGCCATTGTTGTTGGCATTGCTGCACTTTTTACTGGGATGAAGCATCTAGGAGACAGATACGATGTGGAAAATGTCCATGGACTCAGATGGGCTATGgcaatttggtttttaattgGTGCATTGATTGTTATTTATTTGGAATACCATGAAAGGCAGCGAATAGGGCGGCAGATATCTGGAAGAGGCAATTGGGTGCTTGGTAATCTTGAGGAAGATGATTCAGTTGATCTCTTGAGGCCAACCAGAACAACTGCAGATAAAGAGTTGCAACACTCTGCGAGAATGGAAGTCCAATTAGAACCTTTGAACAGATAA